The Pseudomonas sp. S06B 330 genome contains the following window.
CTTGTGCTGGCGGGTGTTTCCGGCTGTTCTTCGAAGAAAGCTGCCATCTACGAACACGAGAATTTCGACGACTCGGGTACCTTTTCGCGCAACTTCCCGGTCAGCGAAGCCGGTTCGTGCGAAGCGGCCCGCCGCGCACTGCTCAGCCAGGGCTATATCATCACCAGTAGCGATGCTGGGCAGGTCAACGGCAACAAGAGCTTTCAGCAGACCGGCGACTCGCACCTGCAGATCAGTTTCAACGTGGTCTGCGCCCGCGACAGCGGCGATGAGCAGCGCTCGACCATATTCGCCAACGCCCTGCAAGACCGCTATGCGCTGAAAAAATCCAATACCTCGGCCAGCCTCGGCGTTGGCATCCTTGGCTCGGTCTCGATGCCGATCGGCTCGACGGATGACTCGATGGTCAAAGTTGCCAGTGAGACGGTGACTTCGGCCAAGTTTTACGAGCGCTACTTCGCCCTGGTAGAAAGCTTCTTACCCAAAGAACAGAAGAAAAAGATTTCGCTGAAAAAGCCGGTAGAAAAGCCTGCGCCAGCGCTGGGTATGCCTGAGGCCAGCCCTGCACCAGACGCTGCTACCTTGGCGCCGGTCCCAGCGCCTGCGCCAGTGCCGCCGGTCATTGAGCCGGCCCCTGCGCCGCAGGCACCCGCTGCCGAGGCTGCCGCAGCGCCGGTGGTGGATGACAGCAAGGGGTCGATGCCGGTGGCGCCGCCGGTCGATACGGCACCGATCAATGTCGAGCAGCCAGCGCCTGCTGCGGCTGAGCCCGTTTCGACAGAAGTGCCGGTGGTGCCTGCCAACAACGCTGAGCAAGCACCCCAGTAACGCACCGGTAATTTTGCTTCTTCGCGAATTGTTGGGGTAGGTGGGGTTGGGCTTCGGTGTTCAGAGCGCGAGCTTATCCAGTCGATGTGGCAATGCTGATGGCCCCTTCCGCCCTTACGGCGGCCTCCTGAAGTCGCAGTCTGTAGCGCCTGAGCTTGCCTGTAACTTCGCGACTTCAGAAGGAGGCCAAGAGCACTTTCCCCCGAAATCTGTGGAACATCGTAATTTTCGCCTTTGCTGCTACGTTGTGTTGA
Protein-coding sequences here:
- a CDS encoding DUF2242 domain-containing protein, producing the protein MSKSTVFSALGLALVLAGVSGCSSKKAAIYEHENFDDSGTFSRNFPVSEAGSCEAARRALLSQGYIITSSDAGQVNGNKSFQQTGDSHLQISFNVVCARDSGDEQRSTIFANALQDRYALKKSNTSASLGVGILGSVSMPIGSTDDSMVKVASETVTSAKFYERYFALVESFLPKEQKKKISLKKPVEKPAPALGMPEASPAPDAATLAPVPAPAPVPPVIEPAPAPQAPAAEAAAAPVVDDSKGSMPVAPPVDTAPINVEQPAPAAAEPVSTEVPVVPANNAEQAPQ